In Spirosoma aureum, a single genomic region encodes these proteins:
- a CDS encoding acyltransferase family protein translates to MDAYRGFVMTLMAAELLSFHRLHEAFPDSSFWAFLAHHQDHVSWAGCSLHDLIQPSFSFLVGVALPYSVASRAAQAQTFRLQFAHALRRSLILILLGIFLRSTHSDQTYFTFEDTLTQIGLGYPFLFLLGKTNSRTVWLALGLILFAYWLAFVLYTPGMDVPGTSFDYSKVGVPANWPEHYSGLMAHFNKNSNLAWAFDRWFLNLFPRKSPFEFNGGGYATLSFIPTLGTMLLGLQASRWLRSGLSPSDLLKRFLIAGAVGLAGGVLLHVAGICPIVKRIWTPAWVLFSGGWCFWLLAFFYYVIDVSERRSWAFPLVVVGMNSIAIYCLVHLIDRFIITSFYTHFGHSPFQIFGPAYEQLLVGAATLGIFYLILWWMYRRKLFIRI, encoded by the coding sequence ATGGATGCCTACCGGGGCTTCGTCATGACGCTGATGGCCGCCGAGTTGCTAAGCTTCCATCGTCTGCACGAAGCCTTTCCGGATAGTTCGTTCTGGGCGTTTCTGGCCCATCATCAGGATCATGTGTCCTGGGCAGGCTGTTCACTGCATGACCTCATTCAGCCATCGTTTTCCTTTTTAGTTGGCGTAGCTCTCCCCTATTCGGTCGCCAGTCGGGCGGCACAGGCTCAAACATTTCGTCTCCAGTTTGCCCATGCGCTTCGTCGATCGCTGATTTTAATTTTGCTTGGTATTTTTCTTCGCTCCACTCATTCAGATCAAACGTACTTTACATTCGAAGATACACTCACACAAATCGGCCTCGGCTACCCCTTCCTGTTTCTGCTTGGCAAGACGAATTCCCGAACCGTTTGGCTTGCTCTGGGACTGATTTTATTTGCTTACTGGCTGGCGTTTGTACTTTACACGCCCGGCATGGATGTGCCCGGAACATCTTTTGATTACAGCAAGGTCGGTGTTCCGGCAAACTGGCCGGAGCATTATTCAGGTTTAATGGCGCATTTCAATAAAAATAGTAACCTCGCCTGGGCTTTCGATCGCTGGTTTCTTAATCTTTTCCCGCGTAAAAGTCCGTTTGAGTTCAATGGAGGAGGATATGCAACGCTCAGCTTTATTCCAACGCTCGGCACCATGCTGCTGGGATTACAGGCTAGCCGGTGGCTTCGGTCTGGCTTATCGCCTTCTGATCTGCTGAAACGATTTCTTATTGCCGGAGCTGTTGGCCTGGCAGGAGGAGTTCTACTCCATGTTGCCGGTATCTGCCCAATTGTCAAGCGAATCTGGACACCCGCCTGGGTATTGTTCAGTGGCGGCTGGTGTTTTTGGCTGCTTGCCTTCTTCTATTACGTTATCGATGTATCGGAACGGCGTAGTTGGGCGTTTCCATTGGTTGTAGTCGGTATGAATTCGATTGCTATTTATTGTCTGGTTCATCTGATCGACCGATTTATTATTACTTCTTTTTACACGCATTTTGGCCATAGTCCATTTCAGATCTTTGGCCCTGCTTATGAACAATTGCTGGTCGGGGCTGCCACGTTAGGCATCTTTTACCTTATCCTCTGGTGGATGTACCGCCGAAAACTCTTTATCCGAATTTAA
- a CDS encoding UxaA family hydrolase: protein MSARVLKVHPADNVIVALRNLSAGERIEFDNTVYDLPYAVGAKHKFVTEDRQPGDPITMYGVLVGKATQLIRRGEPITTFNLKHDADRYGLDKKQPYSWQPPDVSEWEGRTFLGYHRADGSVGTRNYWLVVPLVFCENRNVLILKDAFERELGYSQPETYREQVHELLSLYRAGDMNIIKKMEPFVDESQNQTLNHTRHQVNRPFKNIDGIKFLTHEMGCGGTRQDSAYLCSLLAGFINNPNVAGATVLSLGCQHLQADMIGAEIRRQNPKFDKPLLLFEQQAGTEYALMSQAVKETFLGLIEANKIERQPAPLSALTVGLKCGGSDGFSGISANPAIGHLSDIIVGLGGKTVLAEFPELNGVEQELINRTADTAKAQKFIDLMGNYSAQAEAVGSGFDMNPSPGNIKDGLITDAIKSAGAAKKGGTAPVADVLDYAEPVTTPGLNLLCTPGNDVEATTGMAGSGTNVILFTTGLGTPTGNPVSPVVKISTNTTLKNRMPDVIDFDSGPIVDGEQSIEQNADALLEYIIHLASGEEITQAERLGQDDFIPWKRGVSL, encoded by the coding sequence ATGTCTGCCCGTGTGCTAAAAGTTCATCCTGCCGATAATGTGATTGTCGCTTTGCGTAATCTATCGGCCGGTGAACGAATAGAGTTTGATAATACTGTTTATGACCTTCCGTATGCTGTTGGTGCTAAACATAAATTTGTAACGGAAGACCGGCAACCCGGCGATCCGATCACCATGTATGGTGTACTGGTTGGGAAGGCTACTCAGCTCATTCGTCGGGGCGAGCCCATTACGACGTTTAATCTGAAGCATGATGCTGACCGCTATGGTCTCGACAAAAAACAACCTTATTCCTGGCAGCCTCCTGACGTGTCGGAATGGGAAGGGCGTACGTTTCTGGGCTATCATCGTGCCGATGGTAGTGTCGGAACGCGTAACTACTGGCTGGTCGTGCCACTGGTGTTCTGTGAGAACCGGAATGTTCTGATTCTGAAAGATGCCTTTGAGCGCGAATTGGGCTATTCACAACCCGAAACCTACCGCGAGCAGGTTCATGAGCTTTTGAGTCTCTACCGGGCTGGTGATATGAATATCATCAAAAAGATGGAGCCGTTTGTCGATGAATCACAAAATCAAACGCTTAATCACACGCGTCACCAGGTAAATCGGCCGTTCAAAAATATCGACGGCATCAAATTCCTGACGCACGAGATGGGTTGTGGTGGTACGCGGCAGGATTCTGCTTATTTGTGTTCGCTGCTGGCCGGTTTTATCAATAACCCGAACGTTGCCGGGGCAACCGTTCTAAGTCTGGGCTGTCAGCACCTGCAGGCCGATATGATTGGTGCCGAAATCAGGCGGCAGAATCCTAAGTTCGATAAACCCTTGCTGTTGTTCGAGCAGCAGGCTGGAACGGAATATGCGTTGATGTCGCAGGCGGTTAAAGAAACGTTTCTCGGGTTGATTGAAGCGAACAAGATTGAACGACAGCCTGCTCCATTGAGCGCGTTGACGGTTGGCTTAAAATGCGGTGGGTCCGATGGTTTCTCGGGTATTTCGGCAAACCCCGCCATTGGGCATCTGTCAGATATTATTGTAGGATTGGGCGGTAAGACCGTACTGGCCGAATTTCCCGAGCTAAATGGTGTAGAGCAGGAGCTTATTAACCGCACCGCCGATACGGCAAAGGCTCAAAAGTTTATTGACCTGATGGGTAATTACTCGGCGCAGGCCGAAGCGGTTGGGTCTGGTTTCGATATGAATCCATCGCCGGGTAATATTAAGGATGGCCTCATTACCGATGCCATTAAATCGGCGGGGGCGGCTAAAAAGGGCGGTACAGCGCCTGTTGCCGACGTACTGGATTATGCAGAACCCGTTACTACGCCTGGCCTGAACTTGCTTTGCACGCCCGGCAACGACGTTGAAGCAACAACAGGTATGGCTGGCTCTGGCACGAACGTGATCCTGTTCACCACTGGTTTAGGTACGCCAACTGGCAATCCCGTTAGCCCGGTCGTTAAAATTTCGACCAACACGACGCTCAAAAACCGGATGCCCGATGTCATTGATTTCGATAGCGGTCCAATTGTCGATGGTGAGCAGAGCATCGAGCAAAACGCCGACGCTTTGCTGGAATACATTATCCACCTGGCTTCCGGTGAAGAAATTACGCAGGCCGAGCGGCTTGGTCAAGACGACTTTATTCCCTGGAAGCGGGGTGTTTCTCTTTAA